Part of the Trichoderma asperellum chromosome 1, complete sequence genome is shown below.
GTAAAGAAGCAAACCAGGCCTTCATTTCATAGTCTCATCAACAAGGGTCATAATCCAGAGCGGCAGAGTTTTACAGCAAACCAGCGCCGTCAACTCAGTGCTACCAGACATAAAACGGCAAAGAATACCGAGCATTTACGGCATACAAGTGAAATGAGCGCTTTAGAGGAAGACGGCTCGAGCACCGCTGCTCATCTCGCCCTGGAAGAGAAGTATGCGGGcgggaagaagcaaagaggcgGCAGTGGTGGCCGTGGGGGCAGAGGAGGCGGCAGCGGCCAGAGCAGAGAAGTGCTGGTTTCAAAGGCGCTGTCGAAGCTGTTAAGACATCAGGCTGAAAATGCGGGCATCAAGCTCGATGCGGAGGGTTTTGCGGCTCTCGATGAGGTTGTGAGTGGTTCCTGTGATTTATTGAAGGGAAcgctttttattcttaatttaacatgtgtgtgtgtgtagcTGAACTGGGGCCCAATCCGGTCTCTGAAAGTCACATTGGCCGAGATCAAAGAAGTCGTTGCATCCAACGAAAAACAGCGCTTCACAATGAAGCTAAAAACCACACTCGCCGCGGAACCTTCAGAAGAGGCATCTACGCCTGCTCACTACGTCATCCGCGCCAACCAGGGACACTCCGTGAAGATCGAGTCAGCCGCCCTCCTCGAGCCTATCACCCTCGAGGCGGGCAACGTGCCGCCTAGGGTCCTTCACGGGACATACTTTTACTTCTGGCCGGCCATTGAAGAGTCCGGCGGGCTGAAGGTCATGGGGCGCAATCACATCCACTGTTCGACGGGGACGCCGGAGGAAGGTGTCATGAGCGGCATGCGGAAGGATGCAGAGCTGGTGATTGAGATTGACGTGGAGAAGAGTCTGCAGGACGGCATTCAGTGGTGGAGGAGTGATAATGGGGTTTTGCTGACGGAGGGTGGGCAGGATGGGGTGTTGAGCACTACCTACTTCAAAAAGGTTACTGGGCGAAATATTGACGTTGGAGTTCTTTGGGAAGAGGGCGAGAGACTCTCAAGTCTTCCTGAAGGAATCAAGGGGAAAATTCCTCCTGGGAAGGGACCTAGAGGAGGGGGTGGGAGGGGAAGAGGAGGTAGGGGAAAAGGGCGATAGTGGACGATCAAAGAAATGTTACGATATGCTTTCATGATTTTGGGATACAATGAACAAAGTACTGCTATTGTCATGAAGCAAACTTTATCATctggtttttattttatttgatTGTATGATATCAAAGCTAGTGCTGTAGTCCAGCCATCCAAGGGAGCATAGCAGCACCTCTACCCAAAACCGCTGACATTGCAGAGCCCTACTTCTTCCTACTCTTTTTCAAGAGGATTAAAAGTATTCATAAGGCCCTCCAGTCGTTTCCGCTGCGCTTTACAATATTGGAGTATCTCTTCAGCAACAAGCTCCTTGGCCAAGGCCTTTGTGAGAGCACCTTTAATATAGCCCAAGCCCTCGGGGATGCGACTGTTGTTCTTAAAGATGGGTTTCCCAGCGTACATTCCCGGGGTCTCGGGGTCAGGGAAAATATCAAAGATGGGATAGCCGAGTTTCAaaatttttgtttcttttttaacttgGTCCAGAAGGGAGGGGAGTGTTTTGCTGTCGTAGAAGTCTGTATCCTCGGCAGCCGATGAGCCGCCATTTGTGAGGTCGCCGGTACTTGATGACGGCGATGGCAACGTCGAGGACGGTGATAGAGGGGCGCCGCCCGAGGGTGCCTGAACCTTTGCAGGAGAAGTATGACCTACACTgacattgttgttgttgttgttgttgttgttgttgttgttgttgttgttgttgttgttgttgttgttgtggttgCTATCTGGTGTTGGGTTTCTTGCCGGGGGAGAGGTATTTGTTGCCACGGGAGCGCCGCCATTGCTTGAAGTAGAAGCTCCGAAATGGTTTTTTGCATACAAGAATGCGTATTTGGCTGCGTACTGCTTGGATAGCTGTGAAGATATTTGCCATTAACTCTCCGACtcaattataaatatagacaGACTTCATCAACTGGATACGTATAAAAGGGGTGACCTTGACTAACCTTCTTCGATTTACTCAACGGAAGTTGTTTGCCTTCGCGAAGTCCGTAGCCCGGGCACGGAAATTCCTTGTTGTTAGCGAAGGGAAGGGTGCAGACTGTTCTCCACCGCTGCAAGAGCACGCCGCCAACGGGAACCTCTATGGGTGCCAGGTCTCGGAACATTGGAGGAGCAACTGATTTGCTCTGGGCGAGCTCTGCATTCCCTCTCGAAAAGATTGTATTAGCAACTGAGTTCTAATAATTCCTGTTTAGGTgaggggaggaagaagacggatATTGCTCACGCATCAGCTCGCTCACGTAGTCGAGTTTACCGATGGACTTGGGAGTCGGCTCAGGCTCGTCCATGAAGTCGACAAGGTGAGAAAGCGCCGCGACCTGCACCTTTGTCGGCGGGTTAGGATTGTAACCactctgctctgctttttcttgggCCTCGATCCAGGCTTTGAGCCGGCCCCACGGCACTGGTATAACGTCGACGCCTTCGTCGCTGTCCATGGCGGGGCTCGTGTCGTTTCTGGGCTGCCGGGTGGCGGAAGATGAAGGGAGATGTGAATAAGACAAAGGTTGGGAGAGTAAGCGGCGATGATATATAGCTGAGAATAATCCGCAATTATGTATGCGGGTGTATATGTGGTTGGCACTCAGAACTCTGTAGATGTTGGAGCAGCATGCAGACTGGTAGAGGTAGCCTGATGTCGATGCAAAcagacgagcagcagcagtatatatGGGGAAGCAGGGCTGCCGGCGCATGCCCAGCAACGCAGCAATGAGATTCGAGCCTTAATTACGCAAGACGGGCTAGGTCAACCTCTCAGCCTGGCTATGCAAGTAAATCAAGCTGCGAAGCCTCGCTGGTGTTTTGTTAGTTTGGCTGGGCTTAAGCTCTGGGCTCGGCACCGCTTGATTGGCCCGATGTGCCGTTTGGGCGCCTGCGAGCTGGTGGGGGTTTCTTTTGGGCATATGTGTAGGCAGCGATGCACACATTTTCTCATCTCTACGAACGGGGCACAAAGCCGGGGTTACTTCTGGAGTGAGGCGAGACGAGACAATGCGAAAAAGGACAACGCTAATGC
Proteins encoded:
- a CDS encoding uncharacterized protein (EggNog:ENOG41) — its product is MDSDEGVDVIPVPWGRLKAWIEAQEKAEQSGYNPNPPTKVQVAALSHLVDFMDEPEPTPKSIGKLDYVSELMQLAQSKSVAPPMFRDLAPIEVPVGGVLLQRWRTVCTLPFANNKEFPCPGYGLREGKQLPLSKSKKLSKQYAAKYAFLYAKNHFGASTSSNGGAPVATNTSPPARNPTPDSNHNNNNNNNNNNNNNNNNNNNNNVSVGHTSPAKVQAPSGGAPLSPSSTLPSPSSSTGDLTNGGSSAAEDTDFYDSKTLPSLLDQVKKETKILKLGYPIFDIFPDPETPGMYAGKPIFKNNSRIPEGLGYIKGALTKALAKELVAEEILQYCKAQRKRLEGLMNTFNPLEKE